CCCCGGTGCGGATCCAGGTGAGCCCGGGCCGCCCCGCCACCGTGAACCTCCAGATCACGCTGGGCTAGCGCCCGGCCGCCGGCCCTCCTGGGAAGCGGCGGGACGGCTAGCTCAGCTGGTGGACGTCGCGGTACTGCCGCCCGAAGTCGGCGCACGCCGAGTAGCTGGACTCCCAGATGTCGATGTGGTGGCCGGTGACGCTGCCCCCGGTGTCGTCGGCCGTGCGGTAGCCCACCCCGTCGATGTAGATCTTCGTGCCGAGGGGGATCACGGCCGGATCGACGGCGACGCTCTGGGGTCCGGCCTGGTCACCCGTGGCGGTCTGGCCGTGGATGTCGTAGCAGGTGACCATGAAGGTGCCGAGGTCGGTGCCGTTCCCGCTCGTCCCGGTCGCACCGGCGGAGCTGGACGGGGTGGATGTGGAGTGGGACGCCGCCGGGGCCGGGGCCGGGGCCGGGGCCGCCGCCGGGGCCGGGGCCGGGGACGCTGCGGGCGCGGGGGTCGGCGCCGCGGGGGTCGGTGTCGCGGCGGTCGGTGCGGCGGCGGGAGCAGCCGTCGACGCCTGCTGCCCGTGCTCGGCCTGCTCCAGCTCCGACGCGCTCACCAGCACGGGTGCCGAGACGCCCTCGATGTGGATCTGGTGAGCGACGACCCGACCACCCGGCGCCGCCTGGGACGGGGGAGCCGCCGACCGGGCCACTGCCAGCTTGACGGCCACCGTCCTGCCCGAGGCCGCCCCCCCGGCCGCCCCCGCCCCTCCCGTCGCCGCCCCGATCAGACCGTTCATCGCCGCCGCGGCGGCGATGACGACGGCAAGCCGGGCGGCGACCACCCCCCGATCGGGCGCCGGGATCGCCGCCGTGCCGCCGGCCGGGCGGTTGACGGAGGTTGGGGGCGGGGGTGTCGGGGGCATGGGTGTAGCTCGATGTCCTTTCAGGGGGGAGGACAGCCGGGGCGCGCCGCAACAGAAGCGGCACTGCTAGCTGTAGTTAGCACCCTAGGCTCCCGCCCCGGCGGGGTGCAAACCCGGCAATCCGGCCGGGCCGGTCCGGTCCCACCGGACCTCGAGGCACCACCTGCCAACCTGTGGCCGTGGGCCCAATCCGCTGGCTGGGGCTGCTGGCCGGGATCGTGCTCCTGGGGTCAGGGGCCGGCTCGGCCCTCTATACCCTCGTGCTGCCCCGGGCTCACCCCTCCCGGCTCACCGAG
The sequence above is a segment of the Acidimicrobiales bacterium genome. Coding sequences within it:
- a CDS encoding 3D domain-containing protein yields the protein MVAARLAVVIAAAAAMNGLIGAATGGAGAAGGAASGRTVAVKLAVARSAAPPSQAAPGGRVVAHQIHIEGVSAPVLVSASELEQAEHGQQASTAAPAAAPTAATPTPAAPTPAPAASPAPAPAAAPAPAPAPAASHSTSTPSSSAGATGTSGNGTDLGTFMVTCYDIHGQTATGDQAGPQSVAVDPAVIPLGTKIYIDGVGYRTADDTGGSVTGHHIDIWESSYSACADFGRQYRDVHQLS